The following proteins come from a genomic window of Geothrix edaphica:
- a CDS encoding DEAD/DEAH box helicase produces the protein MSETTFAALGCNEVLLAALAKRGFETPMPVQAQTFKPGLEGRDLLVQSRTGSGKTLAFGLPLLHRLSDERHTQALILAPTRELAQQVGAELHSLMPKLPIANLVGGVAYPPQLRALQMGSPVVVGTPGRVKDHLDRGTLDLSRVSMIVLDECDEMLNMGFLEDVETILAKVPEGPQTYLFSATLPAPIAKLAKRFLKDPVQIQLADAGEHAVHADIAHTPVLVPDHQHVRALVNLLLRDQPSAALIFTKTKAQTEEVAEELTVSGLPAAFLHGDLAQATRTRILGQFKDGKLRYLVATDVAARGLDITGLPLVVHVGIPTQLENYIHRSGRTGRAGAKGTSLALVGWKESRILLAWGRRGGLKLDWRAVPTPAEIREAQAAKLLDGIQGAASAALLAQATQMLKDADPVRLVAGLLGLVQAEKSAGFDLPNEPEKKAKPRFDSTRERKEGGPRPQRTYAERSAARGEAPRPDSAFSKTRPDGSFKPRREFDEKPRPYQKPKPETAARPSRTWEDRPAPKDTPRPWKAAPAKAWKKK, from the coding sequence GTGAGTGAGACGACCTTTGCAGCCCTCGGCTGCAACGAAGTGCTTTTGGCCGCCCTGGCCAAGCGCGGCTTCGAGACCCCCATGCCCGTCCAGGCCCAGACCTTCAAGCCGGGCCTCGAAGGTCGCGACCTGCTCGTGCAGAGCCGCACCGGCTCGGGCAAGACCTTGGCCTTCGGCCTGCCCCTGCTGCACCGGCTCTCCGATGAGCGCCACACCCAGGCCCTCATCCTCGCGCCCACGCGGGAGCTGGCCCAGCAGGTGGGTGCCGAGCTGCACAGCCTCATGCCCAAGCTGCCCATCGCCAACCTCGTCGGCGGCGTGGCCTACCCGCCCCAGCTCCGGGCCCTGCAGATGGGCTCCCCCGTGGTCGTGGGCACGCCGGGCCGGGTGAAGGATCACCTGGACCGCGGTACCCTCGACCTGAGCCGCGTGAGCATGATCGTCCTCGACGAGTGCGACGAGATGCTGAACATGGGCTTCCTCGAGGACGTGGAGACCATCCTCGCCAAGGTGCCTGAAGGTCCGCAGACCTATCTGTTCTCGGCCACCCTGCCCGCCCCCATCGCCAAGCTCGCGAAGCGCTTCCTCAAAGACCCCGTGCAGATCCAGCTGGCCGATGCCGGCGAGCATGCCGTGCATGCCGACATCGCCCACACGCCCGTGCTGGTGCCCGACCACCAGCATGTGCGGGCCCTCGTGAACCTGCTGCTCCGCGACCAGCCCAGCGCCGCCCTGATCTTCACCAAGACCAAGGCCCAGACCGAGGAGGTCGCGGAAGAGCTGACGGTGTCGGGCCTGCCCGCGGCCTTCCTGCACGGCGATCTCGCCCAGGCCACCCGCACCCGCATCCTGGGCCAGTTCAAGGACGGCAAGCTGCGCTACCTGGTGGCCACCGACGTGGCCGCGCGCGGGCTCGACATCACCGGCCTGCCGCTCGTGGTGCACGTGGGCATCCCCACGCAGCTCGAGAACTACATCCACCGCAGCGGCCGCACCGGCCGCGCCGGCGCCAAGGGCACCAGCCTGGCCCTCGTGGGCTGGAAGGAAAGCCGCATCCTCCTGGCCTGGGGCCGCCGCGGCGGGCTCAAGCTGGACTGGCGCGCCGTTCCCACCCCTGCGGAGATCCGCGAAGCCCAGGCCGCCAAGCTCCTGGATGGCATCCAGGGTGCCGCGAGCGCCGCCCTCCTGGCCCAGGCCACCCAGATGCTGAAGGACGCTGATCCCGTGCGCCTCGTGGCGGGCCTGCTGGGCCTGGTCCAGGCCGAGAAGTCCGCCGGTTTCGACCTGCCGAATGAGCCGGAGAAGAAGGCCAAGCCCCGCTTCGACTCCACCCGCGAGCGCAAAGAGGGCGGCCCCCGCCCCCAGCGCACCTACGCGGAACGCAGCGCTGCCCGCGGCGAGGCGCCCCGGCCCGATTCCGCCTTCTCCAAGACCCGCCCCGACGGCAGCTTCAAGCCCCGCCGCGAGTTCGATGAGAAGCCCCGCCCCTACCAGAAGCCCAAGCCGGAGACCGCAGCGCGCCCGAGCCGGACCTGGGAGGATCGCCCCGCTCCCAAGGACACGCCCCGCCCCTGGAAGGCCGCTCCGGCCAAGGCGTGGAAGAAGAAGTAG
- a CDS encoding NAD(+)/NADH kinase, producing MPQRLILVAKVKSPHLGSTLRAALPPFLDRGWIVTGEPAMAEAWALAGLAPARLDLDQDLGASNPVADLCLVLGGDGTLLHAARRVGMRGTPILGINLGSLGFLTAHPVSEAASTVQAFLAGTLVADRRPTLEVELWRGKRLLAQQTVLNDAVVAKGALARIMDMHLRVGDQDAGPIKADGLIVATPTGSTAYALSAGGPILHPSLEAFVIAPICPHTLTLRPSVVPASQPISITLEEAEDAHLTLDGQIGHQLLPGDEVRLRQARTRITLLQRPGLDFFALLQQKLHWGDR from the coding sequence ATGCCCCAGCGACTGATCCTCGTGGCCAAGGTCAAATCCCCGCACCTGGGTTCCACCCTGCGGGCGGCCCTGCCACCCTTCCTCGACCGGGGCTGGATCGTGACGGGCGAGCCGGCGATGGCCGAAGCCTGGGCCCTGGCCGGCCTGGCCCCCGCCCGGCTGGACCTGGACCAGGACCTGGGCGCTTCGAATCCTGTGGCGGACCTGTGCCTGGTGCTCGGCGGCGACGGGACGCTGCTCCACGCGGCCCGGCGCGTGGGCATGCGGGGCACGCCCATCCTGGGCATCAACCTCGGTTCCCTGGGCTTCCTCACGGCCCATCCCGTCTCCGAGGCCGCCAGCACCGTGCAGGCCTTCCTGGCGGGAACCCTCGTCGCGGACCGGCGCCCCACCCTGGAAGTGGAACTCTGGCGCGGCAAACGCCTGCTGGCGCAGCAGACGGTGCTGAACGACGCGGTGGTGGCCAAGGGCGCCCTGGCCCGCATCATGGACATGCACCTGCGGGTGGGCGACCAGGACGCCGGGCCCATCAAGGCCGATGGCCTCATCGTGGCGACGCCCACGGGCTCGACCGCCTACGCGCTGTCCGCGGGCGGCCCCATCCTGCATCCCAGCCTGGAGGCCTTCGTCATTGCCCCCATCTGCCCGCACACCCTGACCCTGCGGCCTTCCGTGGTGCCCGCCTCCCAGCCCATCTCCATCACGCTGGAGGAAGCCGAGGATGCCCACCTCACCCTGGACGGCCAGATCGGCCACCAGCTGCTGCCCGGAGACGAGGTGCGCCTGCGCCAGGCCCGCACGCGCATCACCCTCCTCCAGCGCCCCGGCCTCGACTTCTTCGCCCTGCTCCAGCAGAAGCTGCATTGGGGGGATCGATAG
- the vorB gene encoding 3-methyl-2-oxobutanoate dehydrogenase subunit VorB produces the protein MALKERPKPFLLPEYCKGCGRCLDACAKDCITLSDQINPLTGLVPVELDLSNCNACGLCMDACPEPYGLRPAHEGEIEEFELEDPAKLFGVKPSDAPVPVDIPDETLPLPRTEPLVIKGTYASALGALLAGCRHVYGYPITPSTEGAELMAKFLPKLDGTFLQAVSEVAAVNMMYGTAGAGLPTMTFTSSPGFSLMLEGVSYMIGAELPGVFVDVMRGGPGLGNIAPEQSDIKLACHGLGHGNTHAITLAPSTPQEMLDLTMLAFELSFKYRNPVVLLGDGYLGQMTGKVQLPETMIKPGIPKWAVYGDAMHRKNLVSSIFLTESDLEAHNVHLNAKYEAMAVEARAETFLCDDAEVVLIACNTPARTAKGAVQDLRNQGIKAGLFRPITLWPFPVEELKTAIRGAQRIVVVEASAGQLEDEVRLALSKAGVRQFPDIENVRRMGGVLPQQSEIMTRVLGRKEVLA, from the coding sequence ATGGCCCTCAAAGAACGACCCAAACCCTTTCTGCTGCCGGAGTATTGCAAGGGCTGCGGCCGGTGTCTCGACGCCTGCGCCAAGGACTGCATCACCCTCAGCGATCAGATCAACCCGCTGACGGGCCTGGTGCCCGTGGAGCTGGACCTGAGCAACTGCAATGCCTGCGGCCTCTGCATGGACGCCTGCCCCGAGCCCTACGGCCTGCGGCCCGCCCACGAGGGCGAGATCGAGGAGTTCGAGCTGGAGGATCCGGCCAAGCTCTTCGGCGTGAAGCCCAGCGACGCGCCCGTGCCGGTGGACATCCCCGACGAGACCCTGCCCCTGCCCCGCACGGAGCCCCTGGTCATCAAGGGCACCTACGCCTCGGCCCTGGGCGCCCTGCTGGCCGGCTGCCGCCACGTCTACGGCTACCCCATCACCCCCTCCACCGAGGGCGCCGAGCTGATGGCCAAGTTCCTGCCCAAGCTCGATGGCACCTTCCTCCAGGCCGTCAGTGAAGTGGCCGCCGTGAACATGATGTACGGCACCGCCGGCGCGGGGCTGCCCACCATGACTTTCACCTCCTCGCCGGGCTTCAGCCTGATGCTGGAGGGCGTGTCCTACATGATCGGCGCAGAGCTGCCGGGCGTCTTCGTGGACGTCATGCGCGGCGGGCCGGGCCTCGGCAACATCGCCCCCGAGCAGTCCGACATCAAGCTGGCCTGCCACGGCCTCGGCCACGGGAACACGCACGCCATCACCCTGGCGCCCTCGACGCCCCAGGAGATGCTCGACCTCACCATGCTGGCCTTCGAGCTGAGCTTCAAGTACCGCAACCCCGTGGTCCTCCTCGGCGACGGCTACCTGGGCCAGATGACCGGCAAGGTGCAGCTGCCCGAGACCATGATCAAGCCCGGCATCCCCAAGTGGGCGGTCTACGGCGATGCCATGCACCGCAAGAACCTCGTGTCTTCGATCTTCCTCACGGAGAGCGACCTCGAGGCCCACAACGTCCACCTGAACGCGAAGTACGAGGCCATGGCGGTGGAGGCCCGCGCCGAGACCTTCCTGTGCGACGACGCCGAGGTGGTGCTCATCGCCTGCAACACTCCGGCCCGCACGGCCAAGGGCGCCGTGCAGGACCTGAGGAACCAGGGCATCAAGGCCGGCCTCTTCCGGCCCATCACCCTCTGGCCCTTCCCGGTGGAAGAGCTGAAGACGGCCATCCGCGGCGCCCAGCGCATCGTGGTGGTGGAAGCCAGCGCCGGGCAGCTGGAGGATGAGGTGCGCCTCGCCCTCAGCAAGGCGGGCGTCCGGCAGTTCCCCGACATCGAAAACGTCCGCCGCATGGGCGGAGTCCTGCCCCAGCAGAGCGAAATCATGACCCGGGTCCTGGGCCGGAAGGAGGTGCTCGCATGA
- a CDS encoding penicillin-binding protein 1A, with product MASTQASSSSPTRRWLGRALWAFVALAVVGGTTLAVSWSVLSRDADSFLTLFALRVPKTITKVLDHDGNVIGIFAEEHRVVIPYGDIPKAFVNALVATEDSDFWGHSGVSGRGLMRSGWNFVTSFGRRREGASTLTMQLIRTVTAKRQKRLDRKLKEIILARKLEKAYSKKQIMEMYANEVYFGGGRYGIEAAAEFYFGKSAPQLNVEECALLAGLVQNPNWYNPYNPDPKARAAARSRRNHVLLRMVKEDYLKAQEASLLVEKPIRLARENAREEAVAPYVVEEVRKYLYEKYGREQVLNGGLEVTTTVDSFWQEAANGAVRAGLKVVDRRRGFRKDAVQFVTDPETTQLNGWKRYFETGDSIRGVVLGWKAGKAQVRIGKAVLEVPESAFAWAGKDLQKLLPRGAAPLFLVKSAEDGTPKTLELDQEPQVEGALMALDPKTGEIRAMVGGYDFNRSKFNRATQAQRQVGSTMKAYVYGAAFTAGKTPASMVLDVPTRFLDTVDFLTVTNPDGTSEYKPLRGGVKPYEPKNYERDFWGPIPIWEALRDSRNVPAVRTLEETGILNVIDFARKCGITSSIPPYPSMALGSADLTLKEMVRGYATIANDGLQAPLPFFIKKVVDRNGRVLESHSGAATEQVLDPQSTYQLIQCLQGVATSGTGAKSNELGWPVAGKTGTTDDHTDGWFIGFSTRVVCGVWVGLDEKKTIFRGADGAKVALPIWVDFMKAALPTTPREEFQAPEGLEWADIDRYTGLLATSATVDRVLHLAFKPGTVPKSGSDAEAIQKVKEARDKANVQPVENRIWGRPKVVEEAPKPVDLNATDPNS from the coding sequence ATGGCTTCCACCCAGGCATCCTCCTCCTCCCCCACGCGCCGGTGGCTCGGCCGGGCGCTGTGGGCCTTCGTGGCCCTCGCGGTCGTCGGCGGCACCACCCTGGCGGTGTCCTGGTCCGTGCTCTCGCGGGACGCGGACAGCTTCCTCACGCTGTTCGCCCTGCGCGTGCCCAAGACCATCACCAAGGTGCTGGACCACGACGGCAACGTCATCGGGATCTTCGCGGAGGAACACCGTGTCGTGATCCCCTACGGCGACATCCCCAAGGCCTTCGTGAACGCGCTGGTGGCCACGGAGGACTCGGATTTCTGGGGGCACAGCGGTGTGTCGGGCCGGGGTCTCATGCGCTCCGGATGGAATTTCGTGACCAGCTTCGGCCGTCGCCGGGAGGGTGCCTCGACGCTCACCATGCAGCTCATCCGCACCGTCACCGCGAAACGCCAGAAGCGCCTGGACCGCAAGCTGAAGGAGATCATCCTGGCGCGCAAGCTGGAGAAGGCCTACTCCAAGAAGCAGATCATGGAGATGTACGCCAACGAGGTGTATTTCGGCGGCGGACGCTATGGCATCGAGGCCGCGGCTGAGTTCTATTTCGGAAAGAGCGCCCCCCAGCTCAACGTGGAGGAGTGCGCCCTGCTGGCGGGGCTGGTCCAGAATCCGAACTGGTACAACCCCTACAATCCGGACCCCAAGGCCCGGGCGGCGGCCAGATCCCGGCGCAACCACGTGCTGCTGCGCATGGTGAAGGAGGACTACCTGAAGGCGCAGGAGGCCAGCCTGCTGGTCGAGAAGCCGATCCGCCTGGCCCGCGAGAACGCCCGTGAAGAGGCCGTGGCCCCCTATGTGGTGGAGGAGGTCCGCAAGTACCTCTATGAGAAGTACGGCCGGGAGCAGGTCCTGAACGGCGGCCTGGAAGTGACCACCACTGTGGACAGCTTCTGGCAGGAGGCGGCCAATGGGGCCGTGCGCGCCGGGTTGAAGGTCGTGGACCGGCGCCGAGGGTTCCGGAAGGACGCGGTGCAGTTCGTGACCGATCCCGAGACGACGCAGCTCAACGGATGGAAGCGCTACTTCGAGACCGGCGACAGCATCCGGGGCGTCGTCCTCGGCTGGAAGGCGGGCAAGGCGCAGGTGCGGATCGGCAAGGCCGTCCTGGAGGTGCCGGAGAGCGCGTTTGCCTGGGCCGGCAAGGATCTCCAGAAGCTGCTGCCCCGCGGGGCCGCCCCGCTCTTCCTGGTGAAGTCCGCCGAGGACGGCACTCCGAAGACTCTGGAGCTGGACCAGGAACCCCAGGTGGAAGGCGCCCTGATGGCGCTCGACCCGAAGACCGGCGAGATCCGCGCCATGGTGGGCGGCTACGACTTCAACCGCTCCAAGTTCAACCGCGCGACCCAGGCCCAGCGTCAAGTGGGCTCCACCATGAAGGCCTATGTGTACGGCGCGGCCTTCACCGCGGGGAAGACGCCCGCCAGCATGGTGCTCGACGTGCCCACGCGCTTCCTGGACACCGTGGACTTCCTCACGGTCACGAACCCGGACGGCACATCGGAATACAAGCCGCTCCGCGGCGGCGTGAAGCCCTACGAGCCGAAGAACTACGAACGGGACTTCTGGGGGCCCATCCCCATCTGGGAGGCCCTGCGCGATTCCCGCAATGTGCCCGCGGTGCGCACGCTCGAGGAGACCGGAATCCTGAACGTCATCGACTTCGCCCGCAAGTGCGGCATCACGAGCAGCATCCCGCCCTATCCCAGCATGGCGCTCGGCTCCGCGGACCTGACCCTCAAGGAGATGGTGCGGGGCTACGCCACCATCGCCAACGACGGCCTCCAGGCCCCCTTGCCCTTCTTCATCAAGAAGGTGGTGGACCGCAACGGCCGCGTCCTCGAGAGCCACAGCGGCGCGGCCACGGAGCAGGTGCTGGATCCCCAGAGCACCTACCAGCTCATCCAGTGCCTCCAGGGCGTGGCCACCAGCGGCACCGGTGCGAAAAGCAACGAGCTGGGGTGGCCCGTGGCGGGCAAGACCGGCACCACGGACGACCACACGGACGGATGGTTCATCGGCTTCTCGACCCGGGTGGTGTGCGGCGTGTGGGTGGGCCTGGACGAGAAGAAGACCATCTTCCGGGGCGCCGATGGCGCCAAGGTGGCCCTGCCCATCTGGGTCGATTTCATGAAGGCGGCCCTGCCCACCACGCCCCGCGAGGAGTTCCAGGCTCCAGAAGGCCTGGAATGGGCGGACATCGACCGCTACACAGGGTTGCTGGCCACTTCCGCGACCGTGGACCGGGTGCTCCACCTGGCCTTCAAGCCTGGCACCGTCCCCAAGTCCGGCAGCGATGCCGAGGCCATCCAGAAGGTGAAGGAGGCCCGTGACAAGGCCAATGTGCAGCCCGTGGAGAACCGCATCTGGGGCCGCCCGAAGGTGGTCGAAGAGGCCCCCAAGCCGGTGGATCTCAACGCGACGGATCCGAACTCCTAG
- a CDS encoding acyl-CoA thioesterase, with protein MALPPDRILTLPLGSDPSLRRRYMLLDEDLPANVRFGLILEVLDKVAEECALDYARQAHPQARVVTAAIDNIYVRSAADVHRDLVFRARVNFVGRTSLEVGIRVEHAAGADGSPPAHIASCYFTMVARSTTGAAAESLVLPAFEPDDALAVRRWERAIARREGYRHQLHQAQEPPSREEYALLTSLHAAQEEPAFQGLMAADCVTSGWERTYPEHENVPTKIFGGHLIRQAFELSSICAEQVAPHRPVIVAVNRINFVQPVRMGDKLQFLSRAVYSGSTSVCVETDIIRISRDRTQTNLSNSCVFTFANVDDELRPQPVPPIYPTTYAEDARYLAAHRRRAARLAWKASRGR; from the coding sequence ATGGCCCTCCCCCCTGATCGCATCCTCACCCTTCCCCTCGGCTCCGACCCCTCCCTGCGCCGGCGCTACATGCTGCTCGACGAGGATCTCCCGGCCAACGTGCGCTTCGGGCTGATCCTGGAGGTGCTCGACAAGGTGGCCGAGGAGTGCGCCCTCGACTACGCGCGGCAGGCCCATCCCCAGGCCCGGGTGGTGACGGCGGCCATCGACAACATCTATGTGCGCAGTGCCGCCGACGTCCACCGCGATCTCGTGTTCCGCGCGCGGGTCAATTTCGTGGGCCGCACGAGCCTGGAGGTGGGCATCCGCGTCGAGCACGCTGCCGGCGCCGATGGCAGCCCACCCGCGCACATCGCCTCCTGCTACTTCACCATGGTGGCCCGCAGCACCACGGGAGCCGCTGCGGAGAGCCTCGTGCTGCCGGCCTTTGAACCCGACGACGCCCTGGCGGTGCGGCGCTGGGAGCGGGCCATCGCGCGGCGGGAAGGCTACCGGCACCAGCTGCATCAGGCCCAGGAACCCCCCAGCCGCGAGGAATACGCCCTGCTGACGTCCCTGCATGCGGCCCAGGAAGAGCCCGCGTTCCAGGGCCTCATGGCCGCGGACTGCGTCACCAGCGGCTGGGAGCGCACCTATCCGGAGCACGAGAACGTCCCCACCAAGATCTTCGGCGGGCACCTGATCCGCCAGGCGTTCGAGCTGTCTTCCATCTGCGCCGAGCAGGTGGCCCCGCACCGGCCTGTCATCGTGGCGGTGAACCGCATCAACTTCGTCCAGCCTGTGCGCATGGGCGACAAGCTCCAGTTCCTCAGCCGGGCGGTCTACTCCGGGAGCACCAGCGTCTGCGTGGAGACGGACATCATCCGCATCAGTCGCGACCGCACCCAGACGAACCTCTCCAACAGCTGCGTCTTCACGTTCGCGAACGTGGACGACGAACTGCGCCCCCAGCCGGTGCCGCCCATCTATCCCACCACCTACGCCGAGGATGCCCGCTACCTGGCCGCCCACCGGCGCCGCGCGGCACGGCTGGCCTGGAAGGCGTCCCGGGGACGGTGA
- a CDS encoding SixA phosphatase family protein, producing MTTLLLIRHGIAEDLRSGQRDADRALTREGWTKTRAAMQGLVAQGHVPTRGFSSPYRRAMETMACLQEAAGAFPMETSLMVLPESRPPQADLWLRGLAAEAEGTLAVISHQPFLGELIFHLTGRSLEVKKASCAVIRWEAGVWRFERQYQPSELRHGS from the coding sequence ATGACCACGCTGCTCCTCATCCGCCATGGCATCGCCGAGGACCTCCGGTCCGGCCAGCGCGACGCGGACCGCGCGCTGACCCGCGAAGGCTGGACCAAAACCCGCGCGGCCATGCAGGGCCTGGTGGCCCAGGGCCACGTCCCCACCCGGGGCTTCAGCAGCCCCTACCGCCGCGCCATGGAGACCATGGCCTGCCTCCAGGAGGCCGCAGGGGCCTTCCCCATGGAGACTTCCCTGATGGTGCTGCCGGAGAGCCGCCCTCCCCAGGCTGACCTCTGGCTGCGGGGCCTGGCGGCGGAGGCGGAGGGCACCCTCGCGGTCATCAGCCACCAGCCCTTCCTCGGGGAGCTGATCTTCCACCTCACGGGCCGCAGCCTCGAGGTGAAGAAGGCCAGCTGCGCCGTCATCCGCTGGGAGGCCGGTGTCTGGCGCTTCGAGCGGCAGTACCAGCCGTCGGAACTGAGGCATGGATCATGA